A window of Equus przewalskii isolate Varuska chromosome 6, EquPr2, whole genome shotgun sequence genomic DNA:
TCTTGGCTCTTAAAGAGAGGCCCACTCAGCAGCTCTCTGACTCTTCCTTCTAAAGGAAGCAGCACCTGAGGGGCCTGTGTCCACGGTGTACCTCTCAGAAGTGGAGTTATCCTGACAGAACATTCTCCTTCCCTGGAAATTGATAGGGTTGGCTTGATTCAGAACAAACCCCATGTAGGAAGAGACTCTGAAAGCAGGTGCTGAGTTCTCACGAAGACTGACTTTGAACACAGCCCTGTGTTTTCGTGCTAGCGCTGTATGCAATGTTGAGCCACGTCAAGGCAGCAGGGCCACTGCAGCCACCTTGGTGGCCTGTTCCACCCCGTCCTGCAGGGTGGAGGCCGTACATGGAGGAGAAGCCGGTGCAGGTGTACTTGGTGCATGTCTGTGCTCTGCTTCCCATGGCCTCTAAGGCAAGGGGCTTGCAGCCGGGGAGGAGTTGGGGGACAGAGGTGCTGGCATCCCCTCCAGGAAGagctttcctctgtctctcttgaCCAGCTAACTTCTCATTTTGTGGTGCCCAGGGGGCTCGGCCCAAGATGGTGATGGAGTACTGGACGGGGTGGTTTGACTCGTGGGGAGGCACACACAACATCCTGGATTCCTCTGGTGAGTGTTTTACAGTACCTGCCTCCAGCATGTGTGTTGACTGAAGAGGTAGGAAGAAGTTCCAAATACCCTGCTAACTGATGTAGACTAGCTGGTGGGTGCAAGCCTCCTGGGATTGTTTGCATGTAATAGCTCATATTTTCCAGAGCCATTTGTCTTGACATTTGAAGTGAACAGTAGGACTTTTGACATTGCTTTATTATGTTTTCGTAATTAGATAAGTAATGTGTGCCTATTGCAAACATCcagcaaatacagaaaatatataaagaagagataaaaaccCCAGAGCCCAGGGAAGACCTGGGGTGTGCAGTGTAGGCCGCTCTCTGTCTGCAGCCCCACGTGCACATGGAGAGATGTGGACAAATGCAGGCACATCTGCTCCTCGTCACCTGCTTGTGCCAGTGAATGACATAAAAGACAGCTTTCTATACTGTTAGATATAGATTCCATCACTGTTTTTAAGAATGGAAAGAACTCCATGTATTGGTGACGAAAGCGCAATTCATTTACCCACTCTCTTactgatgaacacttaggttgttttcagtgGTTCTTTTTAACTGAACGCCATGTCAGTGAGCATTCTTGAACATCCAGTTTTGCATACCTGGCATATTATTCCCGTATAAGTTCCTAGCAATAGAAGTACACATTAATgcaattttgatatatatttactAAACTGCCCTCCAGAATGATTGTAGCAATTTTTACTCACCATTATTCAATGAGAATACATTATTCAATGAGATTCATCAACAATGAGTATTAAGATAATTCTTAATATTTGCTAATCTGATAGGTCATTGTTTAGTTCACATTTCTTTGACCAATACTGaggtttttaagaaaacatatacATGGATATATTAATTAACCATTTATAGTTCTCCTTTGATACTATCTTCTTGTGTCATTGGTTCTGATAAAGCAGGGTTGAGGAGGTGGTCAGAACTGCATCTGTAATTCTGAGCgctgtctttctgtgtcttacAAAGCGAGAGTAAAGTGGAGAGGTGTGCCAGATGGAGGCAAAGGCTGCTCTGCACAGCGGGTTGTCCGCGTTGTAGTTGATGGAGACCTTACTGACTGAGAAACAGCTGGCAGGCCGAAGCTCAGGGCCGCGGTTCTGGCCCGTCTCTGttgctcctcctctgctcttctgTGATGGGGGTTTAGTGGAAGCTGAAGGGCAGAGCGATGCAGTTGGatctgaggaggggctgggaaagAGGAGACTTACAACTTGTCTCAAACTCGAGGTCACTCTGCATgttcccccttctccccttctcctgtaGAGGTTTTAAAAACCGTGTCTGCCATCATTGACGCTGGCTCCTCCATCAACCTCTACATGTTCCACGGAGGCACCAACTTTGGCTTCATAAATGGAGCCATGCATTATTATGACTATAAGTCTCATGTCACCAGCTATGGCAAGTATTCCCCAtacctcccctccccagaacaCCCCAGCATTTGTGTGTCTGGGACGATTTATGGAGAGTCCTTTAGGGACACCTTCTGAGCCTTTAATGCATTTGGCTGTAGAGtgcctggggaagggggaggttTGTGTGGATCATCAGTTTTCAACTTCCAGAGCAGGGGGGATGGCAGCCCATGGATGTGCCCGTGAGCCTTTTGGAATTGAGCtggagggagtgggagaggtGCGGCGGGCAGGTCCTCACATGAGGGCAGCTGCTTCTGCCCACTCAGGCCCTTCCCGTGGCGTGACCCCCGCCCTCCCCTTGACAGtcctggaaggcaggaaagaTGCCTGGAAATTTAGGGTCATGCTGTGGTCACAGGCAGTTTGGGTGGCACTTTGTACTGGTTGGTATTTGTAGTATTTTGACTGCTGGCTCATACCGAAAGTGTTTGCCTCCCAAATCGCTGGGATAAAGATCCTGCTGCCCGCCCCCAGCTTCTCCCTTTTTGCTGCCACAGACACTGTCCTGGGACATGGGTGACCAGTGACAGCACCCTGGTGTCTTGCAGACTATGACGCGGTGCTGACAGAGGCGGGAGATTACACAGCCAAGTACCTCCAGCTCCGGGATTTCTTCGGCTCCATCTCAGGTACCTGGCCAGCAACAGGCTCCAGCACCACCATGGGCCCTTGCTTTTGCTCTGAAACTCCTGAAGAGTTCTTTCCTGACCACCCCACCTCAACCCCAATTGATCTGTGTGCAAGAATGTCCTGGACAAGGACAGGCGAGTTGAGAGATTAACTGTTTTCATCCTAGTTTGTGTCTTGCTAGCTTTGCCTTTTCATGGGTGCTAAGATTCCTGAGGATATGACAACGCCCTCATCCCCCATGGCATTGCCTTGCTAGCAGGGTCTGGGCCTGTCTGGGAATGGGCCTGTTTTCCTCTTGGCTCTAGGATAGAGGAGGATGTTGGGCCCTGGCTGGGAGCCATGGGTtgcagaggctggaggggcagTGACTGGGGTCCTTTGGGATGGCCCTGTTGTCTGTCTATGTTGCAGGtacccctctgcctcccccacctgaCCCTCTTCCCAAGACTGCATACGAGTCCGTGACGCCAGCTTTCTACCTGTCACTGTGGGATGCCCTGAAGTACATGGAGGCGGTGAGTGCTGTGGGTAGGGTGGCGGGGCCAGGAACCCCTCCAGACAGCTGtcatggaggaagagaaaaccaACTCTTGATAGCTTTGAGGTCCACGCTCCAGCTTTAGAACTTGGAGTAAAGAGAATGAACCCAAGGTAGACTATGAAGTGGGAAGGAACTCTTTAGACCTTGAAGAAAAACTGGATCACACAGTAGGGATTCCCTTTCTCCAGCCTCAGTGGGCAGAGAGGATGATGAGGGGGCAGGAGAGTGGGCTTCACCCTCCTCTGAGAAGAGGGTGTACCTCCTGTAGCTGACTCAGAGGGGTGCTGTGATGCAAAAATGAGGGTGGCTTAAAAAGCTGAAAGTCCACGAGATGGCAGGTCTTCATTCTGTTGTTATTGCATATCCCTCTTCTCATCCCCCTAATCCTGTGACCTGGAGAGCCAGAGTTAGTGTGAGAAAGAGTCAAAATCAGGATTTTGGAGCTGAGAGCGCCAATCAGCTGGACTGGCTCCACATGTTTGTGAAATGAgacatcaaaatagaaaaaatcttagaggcccctgccccacccctgccccacagTGTGCTAATTCCCAGGTGGGGATCTGTCTGCTGCCCCACACTCCCCAAGAAGGCTCAAGATGAGGTTGCTGCCTTTGTTCTCCTCTGCCTAGCCCCTGTGCCTCCCCTGTCTTTTTTCTGTACAGCCAATCAATTCTGAACAGCCAGTCAATATGGAGAACCTGCCAGTGAACAATGGCAACGGACAGTCCTTTGGGTACACACTGTATGAGACCACCATTGCCTCATCTGGTGTCCTTAGTGCTTTTGTGCGTGACCGGGGACAGGTAGGAGCATCTCCTCTTGATTCCTGTGGGCTTGTAGTCCTCAAGCCCGACAACAGATGTTTgactctctttcctctcacaaATCTGGCTGTTCCCAGTGTATGGAGATGGCCCACCACCGTCAGCTCTGTAGTCCTTTTCAGCTGTAATCATGGGCATTCATTTTTCCTCTGTGCCTGGCTAAATGCCCTCCTCAGCACACACAGTGTTATCTCTTTCTCTGCTAAGCAGAGATCCCTCTTACACCTCCCTCCTGTTGACCCATGGGTGCTTTCTGTCTGTTCATTTGGCAGGTATTTGTGAACACGGTATCTATAGGATTCTTGGACTATAAAAGGAAGGAGATCAATATCCCCTTGATCCAGGTTTGTTACCCTTGTGGAGCTGGGCAGTGGCTCACGCCAGCTGCTTCCTGAGTAGATTTGGCAGGAgtcaaagaggaagattggcagactGGAGGCTTCTTAACCACAGAGCTGCACATGGAAAGAGGGGCAGAACATTGCATTCTGATCACCCTCAGAGCTTAGGGGAGAACTAGGGTTCCACAGAGAAACCCCCAGGTGCAGTTGTGATCTTATAGCTGAGTAATCAAGCATTCATCATCGACCACTATATTCCTGGCAGGGTTACACCACGCTGAGGATCTTGGTGGAGAATTGTGGGCGAGTCAACTATGGGGAGATTGATAATCAGCGCAAAGGTGGGTCACAGCACATGCCGAGGGAAGAACTGCCAATGCTCAGCATGTGCCCGGCTATGCCTCCTCTGTACTAGCACACCAGCAGGCCATGGAGGCAGATTGCAATGAGGTGGGGTTATGGTGGCCCACTGGAGGATGTGGAGTCATAGAGGCCCATTGGAGGGAGGTTGGCCATGGAGAACCCTAACAGTGAGGTAGCTCATAGAAGCCAATTGTAGTGAGGTGGGTCACTCACAGACAACCATTGCAGTGAGGTAGGGTCATGGAGGCCCATTGAAGGGAGGTGGGCTCATGAAGGCCCGTTAGAAGGAAGAGGGTCATGGAGGCCCACTGTAGTGAGGAAGGGTCATGGAGGCCCACTGGAAGAAGGTAGGATCATGGAGGCCCACTAGAGGAAAGTGGGTCATGGAGGCCCAATGGAGGGAAATATGGTCATGGAGGCCCActggagggaggtggggtcaTGGAGGCCCAATGGAGGGAAATATGGTCATGGAGGCCCActggagggaggtggggtcaTGGAGGCCCActggagggaggtggggtcaTGGAGGCCCACTGGAGAGAGGTGAAAGTCGGCCTGAGAGGACCAGCTGGGTTCTGACCTCTTCCTGGTTAACGCTCCCTGTGCATGTTGTCCTCATGGTGAGCACACAGCAAACACTGAGCCAGCCTCTCCACATCTCACTAGGCTGCAGTTGCTTTAGCAGGGGGCTGTCTGCTGGGGTGGTGAGCAGGGGTGGGTGAGGGGCAAGGAAAGGGATTCCCAGAAATCCAGATAAGGTATGTCCACAAATCCAAATCCAAGAACTCCTGTCTTCTGGGGTCTCCACACTGGATTTCTTTTCTTGATCCGCCTTGGAAATGCATTGATGCTCTCCTttgtggtggggaggaggcagaagacaAACAGTGAACAAAATGCTCTTGATGCAAGCCGCTCTTGGAAAAGTCTACCAACTCAATTCAGGTTTCTTGGCCTTCTAAATCTTCTTTGCTTAAATTTGTGTCTTCCTTCTTATCCATTTATCAGGATGTGGTTGGTTTCACGTAAGTTGTGAAATAAGAACTTAGAGTAAATGCTACTGTGGTGAGGAGGGCTGATGACCTCCCAGCTCTCCCATGGGTTTGCCTTTGTAATGAAGAAAGCTGCGCAGCCTGTCCTCGTCCTCACCTGCCAGGGAAGCACTGTGGCCCACGGGGGACTCCTGGATCCGGGGGTCAGCCCTCTCCAGTGGGCCTCAGGGTAGCTTCTGGCACTGTCCTGCTCACCGTCTCTTTTCCCTAAACAATCCCCTGCGCTCCTCTCTGGGTTTCAGCTTCTTCCCCCAGGGGCTCCCTCTCCAGGCCCATCCTCACTTCCTGTCTTCTCCTGGCATGGGAAGGGACTGCCTGCTTGAGCCTGTTCCCTGTCCTtgcctccccaggcccctggccaaGGTGTGCCCTGGACTCGCACTGTGGAGTTCCTGTCCTCTGGAAGCGTTCAGTGTTTATAAGGCACAGACTTTGTTTCCAGAAATGTGTGTCCCCTAACACACCTGTACCTGCAATTTAAGAGGGTCTGCAGGCCCCATGAAGCCTGTTCACATTCCCCAGCCTGTCCAAATTCCCCCTCTAGCCACTCCGCAGTTCCATGACCTAGAGGACCACGGGAGCTGCTCTGAGACCAACACAGCTGACCCCTCCCCAAGGCACCAATTAATCTCTACTCACGTGTGCACAGCTCCTCAGACTTGGATGCCCAAGTCATACTGCCATTGAttcacaatttaaatattttagaaagaaatcttTAATCCTAGGTCATGTAGAAGATTCCTGGCTGAGTTATTAAGTCTCTTTAGTCTGGGACCCACTGAAACTGACCTTGAAGCCAGTCTAGAACCACTGTGACCTCTTGGTCATCTGTCCTTTTGGCCTCATTTTATTGTGTTGGAATTCTCAGCCCCCAAAAGGGAGCCTCCCCCTCAGAGAGAGGCCAGAGACTGTTCTTGCCCTCTGACTCTCAGCTCTGTCCTCGCCCTCGCTTGGGTTCTTCCTGGCCACATCTAGGACTGGGCACACACTGGTATTACTCGTTCTCATCCTCTTTGGGATTTCTAGGGAAATGCCATGTGATGAGCCCCTTAGGGAGTGTATCCTTCACATCAACTTCCCACATGTGTCAGCCGCAGCCAGGTCTGCTGCCCCGCTGTGGCCATGCCCGTGTTTCCTTGCCTCCTTCTCACAGGTTTAATTGGAAATATCTATCTAAATGATTCTCCCCTGAGCAAATTCAGAATCTACAGCCTGGATATGAAAAAAAGCTTCTTTCAGAGGTAGGTCCCTGCCCCGTGCAGTGTGTGAACTCACAGACAAGGAGCAGGAGAGCCAGGAAGGCCCAGGGCTGCTCTCGCCTTGCCCCTCCTGCCACCCATGTGTAAACAGACCCAGAGCCCAGATGGTGGCAGTACCAGCGCTAGAGAGTAGGGGATCCCCCTGATGCCACCCCGCTGCCCTCCCTGTGCTCCAGTTAACAGGCGGGGAccggggccggggggggggggtggtcctCTGGAATTCGATGCAGGACAGGACGCAGATGTGAGAAGGTGCCCCTCCCTCTCTTGTCTTCCTTTCTGGCTGTAGGTTCAGCTTTGACGAATGGAACAAGGTCCCTGAAGCACCTACATTCCCTGCTTTCTTCCTGGGGGCCTTGTCAGTTGCCCTTTCCCCCTCCGACACCTTTATGAAGCTGGAGGTTCGTAGTCCCTCCCTGCCCAGGCTCCCGTCTCCCCTCAGAAGGAGCCCTCTGGACCACCTGTGCCCAGAGCGTCTCTGTCCTTGCGTCCCCTCCTCCGAAGGGGTCACCAGGGCCTCCCTAGGCCAGGCAGAGTGGGCTCAGAGCAGGAGAACCACCTGGTGGTACTTCTCAAGGTCTAGGTTCCTACGTCCAGTCTGAGCCTGGTGCCCTGCCGGGGAAACACGGCGCTAGTGGGGATGGGAGCTGAACTCCCCACTTGTTAACCTCGTGGCTGTCAGCATCGGTTCATCCGGGCCTCCTGGGAGCCGAGAACACACAGCCCGTGTTTAACTGTGTCTCTGCCTTCCCATGTGACTTTATATTCCGTGGCTTTCATGGTCAACTAACCTCTTCCCTACTCTGCTTaaagggctgggagaagggggtTGTGTTCATCAATGGCCAAAACCTTGGACGCTACTGGAACATCGGACCCCAAGAGACCCTCTACCTCCCCGGTACCTGGTTGGACCAAGGCATCAACCAGGTGCGCGCACTTGCTGCCCTTCCTTTTCCCCAGgacccccttctcctccctgccctgacTGGCATCACAGGGTTTCCCTGGTCCCAGTCTGTTAaggctgggagggcaggaggggggcAGAGGTGGTGTCCGgctcctctgtgctcttccttGTGCTGATGAGTGTGGGTCCCTATTCCTTCCAGCCTGgttcccagctccctcctgaaGGCCCCCTCTTCTGACTCTCAGACAGACCTCCGCTGTTGTCATACCCTAACCCTTCTCTCCCCCAGGTCATTGTTTTCGAGGAGAAGATGGCAGGCTCTGTGATACAGTTCACTGAAACACCCCACCTAGGCAGGAGCCGGTACATCAACTGAGCAGCACCGCCCAGCACCTCCTGTGGTGGGAAGCAGGCGAGCGCCACCCTCCTCCTAGCTGACAGGAGGCCTGGTGGGCCCCTCACACCCTGCCATCAGGAGAGTGCCCTTAAGTAGCAACCTCAGGGAGCCAGggggccccagctctgcccattGCTTCAGTTCAAGACCCTAGCCCTGGGGACCCAAAGAGGAGAGGTAGGATGGCCAGGGAAGGATCCCTTCTTGCCTGAAGTGGCTCTTGACCCGGCTCTGCCGCCCCACTTCCTgctctcctgggagaggacaggGATGTCTCTCAGGGTGCCTGGGGCCCTCAGGAAAGGCCTGACTGGTTGGCCCGGACTCCTGGACGCTGGCTTGCTCCTTCGAGGTTCTCACCTGGCTCAGCTACCTCCCTTGTGGCCCCTTTTCATTTCTGAAGTAGCGACCTGTCACCACTTGTAGGGGATAGGAAGGGGGTGTATATCCTGATTGGCGTTGTTCTCTTCACACCCTCCTGAGCCTGCTCTGGGACTCTGGGAGGGGCTCCTGCTGAGGAgacttttcattctccttttcatTCTCACTGATTGCGTCAGATAGGATGACAGCCTGAGCTTAAGAGAAGCAGAAACCCTCGGTTGCTTGTTTCCTGATTAGAGAGTCTGTCCAGGTTTACTGGGTGGGAAGCTCCAGCTGAGGAGCAGATGGAGACCCTCGCAGAAGCCGCACCCTCCCCGGGCCACAGGGGGGTGGTGGCAGGAGGCCTGCTCCAGTGCGCGCCGCCCCCCGGAAGGTTGGGGCCACTGGGCACCCAGCCTGGCGCAGGTgtgctcccctccctctgctccccgtGGCCACGcgaggggggaggggcagcctggcccCACAGTTGTCTGTCCGCTTTGAGGCGCTTGTTCTGGGGATCGAGTCCAGTGGTTTGGCTCAGGTTCACTGTTCTGAATTGCAATAAAGCAGTAGAATTGAATCAAATCTCTTTGGTGGTATTTCTCCAATTCTCTTTGTGCTATTAGCCAGAGATGCCCGCCATGTGGGGTCAGCCTCATATTTAGCCTGGCTGGCGCCTGTGTCCAGACGCTAACTTTACCTATGAGTGGATGACCTGGCCTCTGGCTCCTTCTCATGTCCTCCTGACCTGCGTTCCCCCTGAAGTGTCACCTGGATTGCAGGTGCCCCTGGAGAGGAGAAGTGCAATACAAATCCGTTCTGCTGCTGGTGGGCAGGCGGTAGACCTGCTGGACAGCCACGAGCTCTGCATGTGAGTGAGCTGCAGTggtgtttcctttaaaaatagcatCTGGATTCTACTGCCACAAATGATTTATCTTCCATAATAATCAAAGTCAAATAGCAGACTCCTCCCCAGGGCGGTGCCTGCACCAGGAGCCCACAAagacagggcagggagaggagcaggccACGGGGCCCCCTGCGGCCCGCCGGCTTGCAGCCTGTGCTCGGCTGAGAAAGGGTTCTGCACAGGTGCAGCTATGATGTGCAGCTGCTGGGCCCCAGAGCTGAGCCGAGTCAGGACAGACAGTCACagggggctgggcccaggggtCCCACTGGGGGAAGAGAAATGGAGCTTATTAAAGTGAACGTCATGGACCATGACCAGGGGGCAAGAGGAGGGCAAAGTCCCCAGTTTTGCCGAGACTCAGCAGCTGTTCCTGAACTGCCTTGGAATGGAAAGCCCAGATCTCAGATGTGGGTGGGGCCGGGGCTGCTGGGCATGGCCAGCGCTGGGTCTCGCTGCACCCCAGAGTGTAAGTGGGCTTCTGTTGGAAAATGTGACAGGGAACTGATATTTAAGGGAATCTTACTGTGAATCCTTTGTGAAGCGAAGAATCCCCTCAGATTACTCTCACGTGAATCTGCGAAGATGCCCTGGCCCTTTCTTAGGGCAAGGTCCTCCTGCACCAACTTAATATTCTTGACCTTCTTATCTGCGAAATGACCCTGCAGCAACTCTCCAGAGCACCTGGAAGAGATCGTCCTCAGCTCATTCAAGGCTTGTCCAGACATTCCCACTGGACAGCCTCAGCTCAGTCTCTCTTGAAGACTACCCGTGGTAACCCCAACTTCTAAATGCTGCAGGTCTCCAGACCCATTCTTGGgcctcttcttccctctgtccaCACTGGCTGCAGAGGGCCTCATTGACCCGGGCTTGTCAATAGCCTTGACACTAGTCCTCTGCAGTGTTCGTGTTCATCTCCGTCCGAGCTCTGGGTATACTGGCCACTGTCCACTCACTTCCCTCCTGCACGTGTCTAATGGTCACGTCACACCAAACTCCCCTACTCCCATGTGTCCCTCCTGCACTACGCCATATCTGGAAAGGGCAGTTCTCTTCCGTGTCTCAGATGATTTTGGCTCCTCTCTTTCATATCCCATCCATCAGCAGATTGTGCCTCTTAAACACTTGGAGAACCCGATCACTTTTCTCTGCCCCAAAGCTTGCACCCTCATCTTGCTCGCTGTCATCTTGTGCTGGCATCATTGAGGGAGCTGCCTCCTTGTCCCCTGGCCTGCCCTTGTTCTCTCTGTGCATTGTCAGCACAGGAAGCGGAGTGATTCTTCCAGAAGGCCAGTTAGATCCTGTTGGTCCTCTGCTCCAATCCCTGGAGTGGTTTCCCTTTTCACTCACAGTAGAAGCCAGAAGCTTTCCTCTGGCTCCCAGGATCAATGCATTCTGTGCCTCCCTGCTCCCATGTCTATCCCATCTCCCACCACCAGCCCCCCCCCAACTCCCCAATCTGCTGCAGTCACACTGGCCTTTTTGCTGATCTTTAAACATGCTAAGCACTCTCCTGCTTGGGGGTGAGTTCCCTGTTCTGGAATGCTCTGACCCAGATAATGCATGTCTGTGTGCTGCTCTGACCAGATGTCACCTTTTCAGGGCGGCCTTTCTGACCACCCTACACAGTCAATCAGCTCCTCTCCACAGCTGCTCTGTCTCCCCCACTCAGCCTCATGCTTCTCCTGGCACAGACTGCATCTGGACCACTGGAGATGTCTGTTGTCCAGGCGTGCCTCTCCCTGGAAGGCAAGCTCTGTGCAGACAAGTGCTTTGGTTCCTCACTGCTCTGGGTCAGCTCCTAGAATAATGCCTGTTCTTAGACGGCACCcaacaaataaatattggttgGATAGTTAAAgcaataaatgagaataaaataaggcAGGGCTAAGGAGAATTAGGACTGTTAAAAACCatatttgacttttaattttgaaaataattaaatacagtTAAATTAAAACAGACCAGATGGTGCAGCTCACCCCAGACTCTGTTCTCTGGACTCCTAGGCCCCAACCTCACTCTTTTGCAGTGGGGAGCAGGGAATGGACTGGGTTTGGAGAACAAATTGTGGCCATGGACCCAATTCTGATTTATCACAAACTCATTCCCAACAAGGATGAAAGCTGCAGTCCACCAAggttataattataaataaatacacatgcaGCTGAGAGGGGATATTAGGTGAAAACAACTGAACTAGCatctgccagaaaaaaaaaaaaagaataccccATTTTGTTGTTCATTATCAATTTCCTGAAAATGAGCCctgggttttggctgagaaggtGGCCTAAGACCAGCCGGGCTGACCTGAGCGTTCAAGGCTGGTTTCAGTGGGTGAGGCAGTGGAGTGCCTGGGCATACACTCACCCATTTGATGGGTGCCCTgggcccacctcctccctcctgtcccgTGCCACCCCACCTGATTCCGAGGGGTTGATTTCCAAAGTAACCATCCAAAGACTGAGGTTGGGAAACGTCCTGCAAGGCAGCTCAGGTCCTCAGGGATACCATCCCATCTGATGGTTTCATGACTACTGTGGGAAGTTAAATCCATCTCAAAATAGGCAGCCAATGCTATTTTCTGAATGTTAGGTCTCCCGACTGAGTCCCACCCGCTACACACCAGGAGAGGGTTCTCAGTGGTCCTCAGACAGGTACGGTGAGTTTAAACGGAGTGGGGGCTGTTAGCGGTTAAAATATAAACACCTCTTCAGTAGGCGCGGGCCTTTTCCTCCACTCGGGAGGAAAATTGTGCTTCCAACTTTCAGAGCATGAGTGGGATAACCACCAGGGGGCCACTGCAGTGGCCTGGAACCAGGGAAATGCCTTCTGTCCTGGCGGAGGGGCAGCACGTGCACACCGCTCTCTCCAGGGGAGAGGGGGCGGCGCGCGCACAGGGCTCTCTCTGGGGGAGAGGG
This region includes:
- the LOC103565181 gene encoding beta-galactosidase-1-like protein 2 isoform X2 yields the protein MPGSAFLVDTPSRLRRYLHLEPGSCDREVAQRLDWSNLTRPWLRRRQLGLQAKDQNFMLEDSTFWIFGGSVHYFRVPKEYWRDRLLKMKACGLNTLTTYVPWNLHEPERGRFDFSGNLDLEAFVLTAAEIGLWVILRPGPYICSEIDLGGLPSWLLQDSGMRLRTTYKGFTNAVDLYFDHLMPRVVPLQYKHGGPIIAVQVENEYGSYNKDPTYMPYIKKALEDRGIEELLLTSDNKDGLSSGAVDGVLATINLQSQHDLQLLSTFLFTVQGARPKMVMEYWTGWFDSWGGTHNILDSSEVLKTVSAIIDAGSSINLYMFHGGTNFGFINGAMHYYDYKSHVTSYDYDAVLTEAGDYTAKYLQLRDFFGSISGTPLPPPPDPLPKTAYESVTPAFYLSLWDALKYMEAPINSEQPVNMENLPVNNGNGQSFGYTLYETTIASSGVLSAFVRDRGQVFVNTVSIGFLDYKRKEINIPLIQGYTTLRILVENCGRVNYGEIDNQRKGLIGNIYLNDSPLSKFRIYSLDMKKSFFQRFSFDEWNKVPEAPTFPAFFLGALSVALSPSDTFMKLEGWEKGVVFINGQNLGRYWNIGPQETLYLPGTWLDQGINQVIVFEEKMAGSVIQFTETPHLGRSRYIN
- the LOC103565181 gene encoding beta-galactosidase-1-like protein 2 isoform X5, with the translated sequence MTTWSLRRRPGRALGLVLLGFFTLLVLRRYLHLEPGSCDREVAQRLDWSNLTRPWLRRRQLGLQAKDQNFMLEDSTFWIFGGSVHYFRVPKEYWRDRLLKMKACGLNTLTTYVPWNLHEPERGRFDFSGNLDLEAFVLTAAEIGLWVILRPGPYICSEIDLGGLPSWLLQDSGMRLRTTYKGFTNAVDLYFDHLMPRVVPLQYKHGGPIIAVQVENEYGSYNKDPTYMPYIKKALEDRGIEELLLTSDNKDGLSSGAVDGVLATINLQSQHDLQLLSTFLFTVQGARPKMVMEYWTGWFDSWGGTHNILDSSDYDAVLTEAGDYTAKYLQLRDFFGSISGTPLPPPPDPLPKTAYESVTPAFYLSLWDALKYMEAPINSEQPVNMENLPVNNGNGQSFGYTLYETTIASSGVLSAFVRDRGQVFVNTVSIGFLDYKRKEINIPLIQGYTTLRILVENCGRVNYGEIDNQRKGLIGNIYLNDSPLSKFRIYSLDMKKSFFQRFSFDEWNKVPEAPTFPAFFLGALSVALSPSDTFMKLEGWEKGVVFINGQNLGRYWNIGPQETLYLPGTWLDQGINQVIVFEEKMAGSVIQFTETPHLGRSRYIN
- the LOC103565181 gene encoding beta-galactosidase-1-like protein 2 isoform X7 — its product is MLEDSTFWIFGGSVHYFRVPKEYWRDRLLKMKACGLNTLTTYVPWNLHEPERGRFDFSGNLDLEAFVLTAAEIGLWVILRPGPYICSEIDLGGLPSWLLQDSGMRLRTTYKGFTNAVDLYFDHLMPRVVPLQYKHGGPIIAVQVENEYGSYNKDPTYMPYIKKALEDRGIEELLLTSDNKDGLSSGAVDGVLATINLQSQHDLQLLSTFLFTVQGARPKMVMEYWTGWFDSWGGTHNILDSSEVLKTVSAIIDAGSSINLYMFHGGTNFGFINGAMHYYDYKSHVTSYDYDAVLTEAGDYTAKYLQLRDFFGSISGTPLPPPPDPLPKTAYESVTPAFYLSLWDALKYMEAPINSEQPVNMENLPVNNGNGQSFGYTLYETTIASSGVLSAFVRDRGQVFVNTVSIGFLDYKRKEINIPLIQGYTTLRILVENCGRVNYGEIDNQRKGLIGNIYLNDSPLSKFRIYSLDMKKSFFQRFSFDEWNKVPEAPTFPAFFLGALSVALSPSDTFMKLEGWEKGVVFINGQNLGRYWNIGPQETLYLPGTWLDQGINQVIVFEEKMAGSVIQFTETPHLGRSRYIN
- the LOC103565181 gene encoding beta-galactosidase-1-like protein 2 isoform X4, with product MPGSAFLVDTPSRLRRLDWSNLTRPWLRRRQLGLQAKDQNFMLEDSTFWIFGGSVHYFRVPKEYWRDRLLKMKACGLNTLTTYVPWNLHEPERGRFDFSGNLDLEAFVLTAAEIGLWVILRPGPYICSEIDLGGLPSWLLQDSGMRLRTTYKGFTNAVDLYFDHLMPRVVPLQYKHGGPIIAVQVENEYGSYNKDPTYMPYIKKALEDRGIEELLLTSDNKDGLSSGAVDGVLATINLQSQHDLQLLSTFLFTVQGARPKMVMEYWTGWFDSWGGTHNILDSSEVLKTVSAIIDAGSSINLYMFHGGTNFGFINGAMHYYDYKSHVTSYDYDAVLTEAGDYTAKYLQLRDFFGSISGTPLPPPPDPLPKTAYESVTPAFYLSLWDALKYMEAPINSEQPVNMENLPVNNGNGQSFGYTLYETTIASSGVLSAFVRDRGQVFVNTVSIGFLDYKRKEINIPLIQGYTTLRILVENCGRVNYGEIDNQRKGLIGNIYLNDSPLSKFRIYSLDMKKSFFQRFSFDEWNKVPEAPTFPAFFLGALSVALSPSDTFMKLEGWEKGVVFINGQNLGRYWNIGPQETLYLPGTWLDQGINQVIVFEEKMAGSVIQFTETPHLGRSRYIN